One window of Alkaliphilus metalliredigens QYMF genomic DNA carries:
- a CDS encoding putative bifunctional diguanylate cyclase/phosphodiesterase codes for MPKSKHKVKNHIVNKYKLVYLPLFIGVLAILTVSVTSYYISKNLLLDEMKQGGINLANLTTRKINNEISSMKIINDLLEDGLKQARNPVINNEILKQEFNYQEIVESLAKEDNIAYALIVDKELKAIADSDIRDIGIVYTDDLEYLSTLKGETIATEWYSEDLNANVLEITVPLFDDGEIIGILGIGLSMKNVYGSIYFIFLSFSMITMIMVLLFLWAQHRNVIKPVDQLDQSIRQIDVEKNAGYRLPSPERDTFLGLFSSINAMLDEINHYFYQLKKQEAYIEHIAYHDDLTNLPNRRMLVEKLELEFTHNRSGAIMLLDLDNFKEINDTLGHVYGDKVLKKVTEALLHIKGENLVVSRLGGDEFLILIKEEEDILKIENYARKVIDLFSNKLLVEDDEVYLTCSIGIALYPSNSNSVSQLIMNADMAMYGVKGFGKNNYMFFNEEMLTNLNEKIEVENKLRIALKDDGFKLLYQPQIDTYTGEIVGFEALLRLKKSNLSPAQFIPVAEETGMIIEIGRWVTEAVIKQVALWKKKELSLKPIAINFSAKQLNDLSYIDFLQAKLKENHVEANYLEIEITEGLFLEKIEKTIEFVNQIKALGVKMALDDFGTGYSSLSYLTFLPVDKIKLDKSLSDKYLETKNFKMIGGIIALAHSLNLDVVAEGIEEEAQYIQLKAARSNYIQGYLFSRPLEVKEVEKIYNDNFLHKLLFEEYDE; via the coding sequence ATGCCAAAGTCAAAGCATAAAGTGAAAAACCACATTGTTAATAAGTACAAATTAGTATACCTGCCATTATTCATTGGGGTGTTGGCTATTTTAACTGTCAGTGTGACGAGCTATTATATCAGTAAAAATTTACTGTTAGATGAAATGAAACAAGGCGGAATCAATTTGGCTAATTTAACCACTAGAAAAATTAATAATGAGATTAGCTCTATGAAGATAATTAATGATTTACTAGAAGATGGGCTTAAACAAGCAAGAAATCCAGTCATTAACAATGAAATCCTAAAACAAGAATTTAACTACCAGGAAATTGTTGAAAGCTTAGCTAAAGAAGATAATATTGCCTATGCCCTTATTGTAGACAAGGAGTTAAAGGCCATAGCTGATTCAGATATTAGAGACATTGGCATCGTATATACCGATGATCTGGAATACCTAAGCACTTTAAAGGGAGAAACAATAGCAACTGAGTGGTATTCTGAAGACCTAAATGCTAACGTATTGGAAATAACAGTTCCGCTCTTTGATGATGGTGAAATCATAGGAATACTTGGAATCGGTCTGTCCATGAAAAATGTGTATGGTTCTATTTACTTTATATTTCTAAGCTTTAGCATGATAACGATGATTATGGTTTTGTTGTTTTTGTGGGCACAACATAGAAATGTAATTAAGCCAGTAGATCAATTAGATCAAAGTATTCGTCAAATTGATGTAGAAAAGAATGCAGGCTATCGGCTTCCATCACCGGAGAGAGACACCTTTTTAGGGTTGTTTTCTTCTATTAATGCCATGCTTGATGAGATCAATCACTATTTTTATCAGCTAAAAAAGCAGGAAGCATATATTGAGCATATTGCTTATCATGATGACCTAACAAATTTACCTAATAGAAGAATGCTTGTAGAAAAGCTAGAGCTGGAATTTACTCATAATCGTTCCGGGGCGATTATGCTATTAGACCTTGATAATTTCAAGGAAATCAATGACACATTAGGTCATGTATATGGAGATAAGGTGTTAAAAAAAGTGACTGAAGCCCTATTGCATATAAAAGGTGAAAATCTTGTTGTATCAAGACTTGGTGGAGACGAGTTTCTTATTCTTATAAAAGAAGAAGAGGATATTCTTAAAATTGAGAATTACGCAAGAAAAGTGATTGATTTATTTAGTAACAAGTTGTTGGTGGAGGATGATGAAGTTTATCTAACCTGCAGTATTGGAATTGCTCTATACCCGTCAAATAGCAATAGTGTAAGTCAGCTAATCATGAATGCTGACATGGCGATGTATGGTGTTAAGGGTTTTGGGAAAAACAATTATATGTTTTTTAATGAGGAAATGCTAACCAATTTAAATGAAAAGATTGAAGTGGAAAATAAATTAAGGATAGCATTAAAAGATGATGGGTTTAAATTATTATACCAACCACAAATTGATACCTATACAGGAGAAATTGTGGGATTTGAGGCTCTTTTAAGACTTAAAAAAAGCAATCTATCTCCAGCACAGTTTATTCCAGTAGCTGAAGAAACGGGAATGATTATAGAAATTGGTAGATGGGTAACGGAAGCAGTCATCAAGCAAGTAGCCCTATGGAAAAAGAAGGAATTATCCCTAAAGCCAATAGCAATTAATTTTTCAGCAAAGCAACTGAATGATTTAAGTTATATTGATTTTTTACAAGCTAAGCTCAAGGAAAATCATGTGGAGGCTAACTATCTTGAGATAGAAATTACAGAGGGTCTCTTTTTAGAAAAAATTGAGAAGACAATTGAATTTGTAAATCAAATTAAAGCACTAGGGGTGAAAATGGCCCTAGATGATTTTGGTACTGGGTACTCTTCTCTTAGTTATTTAACATTTTTACCAGTAGATAAAATAAAGTTGGATAAATCCTTAAGTGATAAATATCTGGAAACAAAAAATTTCAAGATGATAGGTGGAATCATTGCCCTTGCCCATAGTCTAAATCTAGATGTAGTGGCAGAAGGCATAGAAGAGGAAGCTCAATATATACAACTGAAAGCAGCAAGGAGCAACTACATCCAAGGTTATCTATTTAGCAGGCCATTGGAGGTAAAAGAGGTGGAAAAAATATATAACGATAACTTTTTACATAAGCTTTTATTTGAAGAGTATGATGAATAA
- a CDS encoding RNA polymerase sigma factor — translation MEVSDEKLIKLCQDQNMEGFDLLYTKYQSYIYRLCYNYTHSKEDSLDLLQEVYIKIYQSIPRFEKGHPLSPWIKKITINTCHNFARAKKPTPLPLDPTLSIPSADNVELALSYKSTEKLLKTSISQLPHEIKSVILLRHVEAMSYQEISQCLSIPIGTVKTHLFRGRKHLKDQLKKEGVWEV, via the coding sequence TTGGAGGTCTCTGATGAAAAGCTAATTAAGCTTTGCCAAGATCAAAACATGGAGGGGTTTGATCTATTATATACGAAATACCAAAGCTATATCTATCGACTATGCTACAATTATACCCACTCTAAAGAAGATTCCTTAGATTTATTACAGGAGGTATACATAAAAATCTATCAATCCATCCCTCGCTTTGAAAAAGGCCATCCGCTATCTCCTTGGATTAAGAAGATTACAATTAATACCTGTCATAATTTCGCTAGGGCTAAAAAACCAACCCCATTGCCTTTAGATCCCACATTAAGCATTCCATCTGCTGACAACGTTGAATTAGCATTATCCTATAAAAGCACTGAAAAACTACTGAAGACCAGTATCAGTCAATTGCCCCATGAAATAAAGTCGGTGATTCTTCTTAGGCATGTAGAAGCCATGAGCTATCAGGAGATTAGCCAATGTTTGTCCATACCCATAGGAACTGTCAAGACCCATTTATTTCGAGGAAGAAAACACTTAAAAGATCAGTTAAAAAAAGAAGGGGTTTGGGAGGTGTAG
- a CDS encoding DUF2953 domain-containing protein — protein MILLAILRYLLLFLLAILLLILIIPVDYHLMASKDLVVTFKGHIGWFWHLVKVDFTIINNSPKAIRIKLLGLPISIHTSGEERKTYKKKQESKKPKKKKTTKKKVKYKNKFPLAWEHVTRELLDVIFLAIKRVLHHLKPKKFRLEGVYGFDDPYYTGIILAITSSLQPLFNDSPLEITPSFGETKLEGELEVHGRIIVILFLWIVLQLTLSKPIRKILKILFIKEKEEKKHVN, from the coding sequence ATGATTTTATTAGCGATACTTCGTTATCTACTCCTATTTTTATTGGCAATACTACTATTAATCCTAATTATCCCAGTGGATTATCATTTAATGGCTTCAAAGGACCTAGTTGTCACGTTTAAAGGTCATATCGGCTGGTTTTGGCACTTAGTAAAGGTGGATTTCACCATCATCAACAACAGTCCTAAAGCGATAAGAATTAAACTTCTTGGTCTTCCTATTTCCATCCACACCAGTGGAGAAGAAAGGAAGACATACAAGAAAAAACAAGAATCAAAAAAACCGAAGAAGAAAAAGACAACAAAGAAAAAAGTAAAATATAAGAATAAGTTCCCATTAGCATGGGAACATGTTACCAGAGAGTTATTAGATGTTATTTTCTTGGCTATCAAAAGGGTGCTACATCATTTGAAACCCAAAAAGTTCAGACTTGAGGGAGTCTATGGATTTGATGATCCTTACTATACCGGTATCATACTGGCCATTACAAGTTCCCTACAGCCCTTATTTAATGACTCTCCCCTAGAGATAACCCCCTCTTTTGGGGAAACAAAGCTTGAAGGAGAGTTAGAAGTCCATGGTAGAATCATTGTTATTTTGTTTCTATGGATTGTGTTGCAACTTACTTTATCTAAGCCCATTAGAAAGATTCTAAAAATATTATTTATTAAAGAGAAGGAGGAAAAAAAACATGTCAACTAA
- a CDS encoding GerW family sporulation protein yields the protein MSTNFSENAGQLFEKLEKFFTSKTVVGEPITVGSVTLIPMVDISFGLGTGSGDGTDEKGNKGVGGGGGVGAKATPTAIIVIKNEEVQVLPISQRAGMEKLLEMVPDIVAKVNLNKETTQEAPKEE from the coding sequence ATGTCAACTAACTTTTCAGAAAATGCAGGTCAATTATTCGAAAAGCTTGAAAAATTCTTTACATCTAAAACCGTTGTAGGAGAGCCTATTACCGTAGGAAGTGTTACCCTCATACCCATGGTAGATATCTCATTTGGTCTCGGTACAGGATCAGGGGATGGAACCGATGAAAAAGGAAATAAAGGAGTTGGAGGTGGTGGTGGCGTTGGTGCCAAGGCTACACCAACAGCCATAATCGTCATCAAAAATGAAGAAGTTCAAGTCCTCCCAATCAGTCAAAGAGCTGGTATGGAAAAGCTTTTAGAAATGGTACCAGACATCGTTGCTAAGGTAAATTTAAATAAGGAAACAACACAAGAGGCTCCCAAAGAAGAGTAA
- a CDS encoding MerR family transcriptional regulator produces MEYTVQRLAQMAGVSTRTLRYYDEIGILKPARVNSSGYRIYGEKEVDRLQQIRFYRELGVNLEKIKQIITAPNFDELKALGQHQEKLLEKRAELDRLIANVDKTIAAKERGIIMSDHEKFEGFKKKLTEENEKKYGKEIREKYGDKSIDQSNKKLKNMTQGEYDEITTLADAVIETFHTALQTGDPAGELAQRAADLHRQWISFYWDSYTKEAHAGVAQMYVDDERFRAYYDKKQPGTAAFMRDAIHIYAGVKN; encoded by the coding sequence ATGGAGTACACGGTGCAAAGGCTGGCCCAAATGGCAGGTGTGAGTACGAGAACATTGAGATACTACGATGAAATTGGGATTTTAAAGCCTGCAAGAGTTAATTCATCCGGATATCGTATTTATGGGGAAAAAGAAGTAGATAGGCTACAGCAAATACGCTTTTACAGGGAGCTGGGTGTGAATTTGGAAAAGATTAAACAAATAATCACTGCACCTAACTTTGATGAATTAAAGGCATTGGGTCAGCATCAGGAGAAGCTTCTTGAAAAAAGAGCTGAACTAGACAGGTTAATTGCAAATGTAGATAAAACAATTGCAGCAAAGGAGAGGGGAATAATAATGAGTGACCATGAAAAATTTGAAGGCTTTAAGAAAAAGTTAACCGAGGAAAATGAAAAGAAATATGGTAAGGAGATCCGTGAGAAGTATGGTGATAAGAGCATTGATCAATCCAATAAGAAACTGAAAAACATGACACAAGGAGAATATGATGAAATTACCACCCTTGCAGATGCGGTGATTGAAACATTTCACACAGCACTTCAAACCGGGGACCCTGCAGGTGAATTAGCCCAAAGAGCAGCAGACTTACATCGCCAATGGATAAGCTTTTACTGGGACAGCTATACAAAAGAAGCCCATGCTGGAGTTGCCCAGATGTATGTGGATGACGAAAGGTTTAGAGCATATTATGATAAAAAACAACCTGGAACAGCAGCATTTATGAGAGACGCAATTCATATTTACGCAGGAGTGAAAAACTGA
- a CDS encoding PstS family phosphate ABC transporter substrate-binding protein, protein MTPTKNYIKSCLALPMLLIPLILTLALTLSLQLASGQLLPDSMGRETRRLIYLLMAFTIPLLIGGGIGFMFKKSIKNKITSMKGIYIASMVPILYTLIFATLAIVMGPHDYNSTWWGIYFFKNPAFSIFHLILFFGNFQYLAIVAELMGYTGFALGIHLHEFLSKAELHHESLFKTRKAYVLALIIPLFFSGLISREKISNGIIELRYGESTISKDLNEYDLYQIAPFKEGNGLARLDKPASLQFNDFDTMPRLDGATAAYPVYAAFVQEVYQGLGEHYEKHKNSHEKDVYTAFVSSEEEPFDIIKCTKTGTAYERLINGETDIIFVAEPSQGHIELAKVKGEEFNLVPIGYEAFVFFTNARNPVDNLTIKEIQEIYAGKITNWREVGGENRSILPYQRPENSGSQTVMENQVMQEIQMLPPTETTYAGGMGDIITQVAGYKNARNCIGYSFMYYSSEMINNNQIKHISVNGIGPSSENIRNKTYPFTVPVYAVTLKSNEDENVKRFVEWVLSDEGQSLVEQTGYVGK, encoded by the coding sequence TTGACACCAACTAAAAATTACATTAAATCATGCCTAGCGTTACCAATGTTATTAATTCCGCTGATACTGACCTTAGCACTAACCCTAAGCTTGCAGCTGGCTTCAGGACAACTTTTACCCGATAGCATGGGAAGAGAGACTCGTAGATTGATTTATTTGCTCATGGCCTTTACGATACCACTTTTAATTGGTGGGGGCATTGGATTTATGTTTAAGAAGAGTATAAAAAATAAGATAACCTCAATGAAGGGCATCTATATTGCATCCATGGTACCTATTCTTTATACTTTGATTTTTGCTACCCTTGCAATTGTCATGGGGCCTCATGATTATAATTCTACTTGGTGGGGAATTTACTTTTTTAAAAATCCTGCCTTTTCTATTTTTCATTTAATACTCTTTTTTGGTAATTTTCAGTACTTGGCAATTGTAGCAGAGCTCATGGGGTACACAGGTTTTGCCCTGGGGATCCATTTGCATGAGTTTTTATCAAAGGCAGAATTACATCATGAGAGTTTATTTAAAACAAGGAAGGCATACGTTCTTGCACTGATTATTCCTTTGTTTTTTTCCGGACTGATTTCTAGGGAGAAGATTAGTAATGGGATCATTGAACTTCGTTACGGAGAATCCACAATAAGTAAGGATTTAAATGAATATGACCTTTATCAAATTGCGCCATTTAAAGAGGGGAATGGACTTGCAAGGCTAGACAAACCTGCTTCTTTGCAATTTAATGACTTTGATACGATGCCTCGGCTTGATGGGGCCACCGCAGCCTATCCTGTTTATGCAGCCTTTGTACAAGAAGTGTATCAAGGCCTAGGAGAACATTATGAAAAACATAAAAATAGTCATGAAAAGGACGTTTATACTGCCTTTGTATCCAGTGAAGAGGAACCATTTGACATCATCAAATGTACAAAAACAGGCACTGCATACGAACGGTTAATCAATGGGGAAACCGACATCATATTTGTGGCAGAACCTTCTCAGGGACATATTGAGTTAGCTAAAGTAAAGGGAGAAGAATTCAACTTAGTCCCCATTGGATACGAGGCATTTGTCTTCTTTACAAATGCTCGAAATCCTGTTGATAATCTAACGATAAAAGAGATACAGGAGATATATGCTGGCAAAATAACAAATTGGCGGGAAGTTGGCGGAGAAAATAGGAGCATATTGCCTTACCAAAGACCTGAAAACTCTGGTAGTCAAACCGTAATGGAAAATCAGGTCATGCAGGAGATCCAAATGCTCCCCCCTACTGAAACAACTTATGCAGGTGGGATGGGCGACATAATTACTCAAGTTGCAGGCTACAAAAATGCCAGGAATTGCATCGGATATTCCTTTATGTACTACTCATCAGAGATGATTAACAATAATCAAATTAAGCATATCTCGGTCAATGGTATTGGACCGTCTTCAGAAAATATACGGAATAAGACCTATCCCTTTACAGTTCCTGTTTATGCAGTGACATTAAAATCTAATGAAGATGAAAATGTAAAGCGGTTTGTTGAATGGGTGTTATCGGATGAGGGACAAAGCTTGGTTGAACAAACCGGATATGTAGGTAAATAA
- a CDS encoding (deoxy)nucleoside triphosphate pyrophosphohydrolase — MMKRVTAAIIMKNDLVLIAQRGKNEKLQGMWELPGGKMEKGETPQGCLKREIQEELNIEIEVGDFFGESTYRYATGEIKLLAYFSKKVTGEIQLSVHDQVKWVSMKELDQFDFSPADIPLIKRLMEEM, encoded by the coding sequence ATGATGAAAAGAGTAACAGCAGCAATTATAATGAAAAATGATCTGGTTCTAATAGCACAACGGGGAAAAAATGAAAAATTACAAGGAATGTGGGAGTTACCAGGAGGAAAGATGGAAAAGGGAGAGACACCTCAAGGTTGTTTAAAAAGAGAAATTCAAGAGGAATTAAATATAGAGATTGAGGTAGGTGATTTTTTTGGTGAAAGTACTTATCGCTATGCCACTGGAGAAATAAAATTATTAGCATATTTCTCTAAAAAGGTGACTGGTGAAATTCAGTTATCTGTACACGATCAAGTAAAGTGGGTAAGTATGAAAGAACTTGATCAATTTGATTTTTCACCAGCGGATATACCGTTGATAAAGAGGCTTATGGAGGAGATGTAG
- a CDS encoding methyl-accepting chemotaxis protein — protein MKSIKTKLIVYFCILILLVSGSFAFISLTTASDAVINEAESALTGLAQEGAKLTESRIETSMQSLETIARNRDVESMDFEQQQIALQKQIEGTGFLALGIVHPDGTTYYQDGATAELGDRGYVIKAFNGESNVSDIITSRVTNSAVLMYAVPIKNNGSVVGVLIGRRDGNALSAITDDMGFGEQGYAYMINGEGTIIAHPDRERVMNQWNPIEEANGDEELKPVAEYLKIVMAEKAGVTDYRFEGDNLYSGFYNIEGTDWIIVITANEEEVLAAIPGLQRSIALTTFIILIISIILCYLIGNSIVKPIIATIEHSKKIASLDITEDVPETFMRRKDEVGSLAIAFQTITDNLRAFIKHIAETAEQVAASSEELTATSQQSATAADEVAKTIEQIAESANEQAKDTEGGVLKTDELSKIIEADLKDMELISEAMKQLTLLKDEGVETVKGLTVKTKNNEKAIQTIYESTVETNESAEKIGEVSKLIEGIAEQTNLLALNAAIEAARAGEAGKGFSVVAEEIRKLAEQSARSVQEIDDMLKKLQNNSQNAVKTMKDVSSVIKEQVESVEITESKFDGIAGQVESVKGIVNKSVESVESMNARKNELAGIMQSLAAIAEENAAGAEEASASVEEQTASMIEISDASEALARLSEEMQGSIGKFKY, from the coding sequence ATGAAAAGTATAAAAACAAAGTTAATTGTCTATTTCTGCATTCTAATCTTATTGGTGTCTGGTAGCTTTGCCTTTATCTCGTTGACAACAGCCAGTGATGCTGTTATCAACGAAGCAGAGAGTGCATTAACAGGATTAGCCCAAGAAGGAGCAAAATTAACAGAAAGTCGAATTGAAACCAGTATGCAATCATTAGAAACAATTGCTAGAAATAGAGATGTGGAAAGTATGGATTTTGAGCAACAGCAGATTGCATTACAGAAACAAATAGAAGGAACTGGATTTCTTGCCCTGGGGATCGTACATCCCGATGGCACTACATACTACCAAGATGGAGCAACAGCAGAGCTTGGTGACAGAGGTTATGTCATAAAAGCATTTAATGGAGAATCTAATGTTTCAGACATCATTACTAGTAGGGTGACTAATTCAGCAGTTTTGATGTATGCTGTCCCTATTAAAAATAATGGAAGTGTCGTAGGTGTTTTGATCGGAAGAAGAGATGGAAACGCTTTAAGCGCTATCACTGATGACATGGGCTTTGGAGAACAAGGTTATGCTTATATGATCAATGGTGAAGGAACAATCATAGCTCATCCAGATAGAGAAAGAGTAATGAATCAATGGAATCCCATAGAAGAAGCTAATGGTGATGAAGAATTAAAGCCTGTAGCAGAATATCTTAAAATAGTAATGGCAGAGAAAGCAGGGGTAACAGATTATCGATTTGAAGGAGACAATCTTTACTCAGGATTCTACAATATAGAAGGAACTGATTGGATCATCGTGATTACTGCTAATGAAGAGGAAGTCTTGGCTGCGATTCCAGGGTTACAAAGAAGTATTGCTTTGACAACATTCATTATTTTGATCATCAGTATTATTCTTTGTTATTTAATCGGTAATTCCATTGTAAAGCCAATTATTGCTACAATAGAACACTCCAAAAAAATAGCTAGTTTGGACATTACTGAAGATGTACCAGAAACATTTATGAGAAGAAAAGATGAGGTAGGTTCCTTAGCAATTGCATTTCAAACAATTACAGATAATTTGAGGGCATTTATAAAACACATAGCAGAAACGGCTGAACAGGTAGCTGCATCCTCTGAAGAACTTACCGCAACTAGTCAGCAATCAGCTACTGCTGCAGATGAGGTAGCCAAAACAATTGAGCAAATAGCTGAAAGTGCTAATGAACAAGCAAAGGATACTGAGGGTGGCGTTTTAAAAACAGATGAATTAAGTAAAATTATAGAAGCTGATTTAAAAGATATGGAGCTAATCAGTGAAGCTATGAAGCAATTAACGCTTTTAAAGGATGAAGGTGTAGAGACTGTAAAAGGATTAACAGTTAAAACAAAGAATAATGAAAAAGCAATACAAACGATCTATGAAAGTACTGTAGAGACAAATGAAAGTGCTGAAAAGATCGGTGAAGTCAGTAAGCTAATTGAAGGTATTGCAGAACAGACCAATTTATTAGCACTAAATGCAGCGATAGAAGCAGCTCGAGCCGGAGAAGCGGGAAAAGGATTTTCAGTAGTAGCTGAGGAGATTCGTAAATTAGCTGAACAATCAGCTCGTTCTGTACAAGAAATAGATGATATGTTAAAGAAACTACAGAATAATTCTCAAAATGCTGTGAAGACTATGAAGGATGTTTCATCTGTTATTAAAGAGCAGGTAGAAAGTGTAGAGATAACAGAAAGCAAGTTTGATGGCATTGCTGGACAGGTGGAGTCAGTGAAGGGAATCGTAAATAAATCCGTAGAATCCGTTGAGTCGATGAATGCGAGGAAAAACGAACTTGCGGGTATTATGCAAAGCTTAGCAGCAATTGCTGAAGAAAATGCAGCGGGTGCAGAGGAAGCCTCAGCATCAGTGGAAGAACAAACTGCATCGATGATTGAAATATCCGATGCCAGTGAAGCATTAGCACGCTTATCCGAGGAAATGCAAGGAAGCATTGGCAAATTTAAATACTAG
- a CDS encoding S41 family peptidase, whose amino-acid sequence MGKNKISLPCEKTEGNEPIMTDEEKDDETPSEIIMQDIEQDQLGDEEIPQQSSKKVYRLLSLLIIISMLFVFVLPPLINSIVFLQTFRGNDLEPGEAQELLGYFEENYLYQELFEEETYHQKKQKLLSRNSISRMRLHLFIKNMTNHVGDQYTYFSGNTQKPNTKSPSIESEIIDENTYYIRLHEFNEGIAEKTKRTLVKSTHPNLIIDLRGNPGGNLRELLGIAELFLPENIEAFRLEGSNQLQSFITREEMLEPYKRVFILLDKKSASASEILALTMKLNMENVVVIGKETVGKSVAQTEQKDSNDTYSFSIVSYRWFVQNESVDHLQNYLLEYKDVRLNNLDDYIKVVNRIIKKFN is encoded by the coding sequence ATGGGTAAAAATAAAATATCACTACCATGTGAAAAGACAGAGGGGAATGAGCCAATTATGACGGACGAAGAAAAGGACGATGAAACGCCTTCGGAGATAATCATGCAAGACATAGAGCAGGATCAATTAGGTGATGAAGAAATACCCCAGCAGTCTTCAAAGAAAGTATACCGACTCTTAAGTCTCTTAATCATTATATCTATGCTATTTGTATTTGTCCTACCGCCCTTAATCAATTCCATCGTTTTTTTGCAAACCTTTAGAGGAAATGATTTAGAGCCTGGGGAGGCACAGGAGTTACTTGGATATTTCGAAGAAAACTATCTATACCAGGAATTATTTGAAGAAGAGACCTACCATCAGAAAAAACAAAAGCTACTCAGCAGAAATTCCATCTCCAGAATGAGACTTCATTTGTTTATTAAGAATATGACCAATCATGTGGGAGATCAATATACTTATTTTTCAGGCAACACACAAAAACCCAATACTAAAAGTCCTTCAATTGAAAGTGAAATCATCGATGAAAATACTTATTATATTAGACTGCACGAATTCAATGAAGGTATTGCTGAAAAAACCAAAAGAACTCTTGTAAAGAGCACCCATCCAAATCTAATAATTGATTTAAGAGGAAATCCTGGCGGTAACCTTAGAGAGTTATTGGGAATTGCAGAGTTGTTTTTGCCTGAAAATATAGAAGCCTTTCGACTAGAAGGAAGTAATCAATTACAGTCATTTATAACCAGAGAAGAGATGTTGGAGCCCTATAAAAGAGTCTTTATCCTTTTAGATAAAAAAAGTGCCTCTGCCTCTGAAATTCTCGCCCTCACTATGAAGCTCAATATGGAGAATGTGGTGGTGATTGGCAAAGAAACTGTGGGCAAGTCCGTAGCACAAACTGAGCAGAAAGACAGCAACGATACCTATTCCTTTTCTATTGTTTCCTATAGGTGGTTTGTACAAAATGAATCAGTTGATCATTTACAGAACTATCTTTTGGAATACAAAGATGTCAGGTTAAACAACCTTGATGATTATATTAAAGTTGTCAATAGAATAATCAAAAAATTTAACTAA
- a CDS encoding AbrB family transcriptional regulator, whose amino-acid sequence MIYLLIVSIGLFGWLVMRKIKAPAPALLGPMIFVGIASIGGFNFPHLPQVSVSIFQLIIGIFVGMRITRGQFQLLKRRTVLYSFILILIWTVGSSLVAANVLLTLTDLDVATALLAGTPGGLTEMSVVAFAYGADVPTVALLQLLRLTFIVSFIPFLSLSIKKKNGGYTEKIKDKKDVIEEVVKRKVSVEIIGTGLIVGVLLMYLNFPAGGLIGAIIGVGGSSIILNKSAYLPKSVQLIAQIGIGISIGLRFTQETFQQFSRLIGPMIILPLFMVLSGVLLAIIIKNITKWDLSTCLLCSAPAGLSQMIIVAEEIESDVFLVSLFQTTRLLAIYLILPQIFNWYLR is encoded by the coding sequence ATGATTTATCTATTAATAGTATCAATCGGTCTATTTGGCTGGTTAGTGATGCGAAAAATTAAGGCCCCAGCTCCTGCTTTATTAGGCCCAATGATATTTGTAGGTATTGCCAGTATCGGAGGATTTAATTTTCCTCATTTGCCCCAAGTATCAGTATCCATATTTCAATTAATTATCGGAATTTTTGTGGGAATGAGAATAACAAGGGGACAATTCCAGCTATTAAAAAGAAGAACAGTACTTTATTCTTTTATACTGATACTTATTTGGACTGTTGGGTCTTCACTTGTTGCGGCAAATGTTCTGCTGACTCTGACTGATTTGGATGTGGCTACAGCCCTTCTTGCAGGAACGCCTGGAGGCCTGACGGAGATGAGTGTGGTGGCATTTGCCTATGGAGCTGATGTTCCAACGGTTGCATTATTACAATTGCTTAGATTAACCTTTATTGTTTCTTTTATACCGTTTTTGTCATTAAGTATTAAGAAAAAGAATGGTGGGTACACAGAGAAAATAAAAGACAAAAAAGATGTAATAGAAGAAGTTGTTAAAAGAAAAGTTTCTGTAGAGATTATAGGCACTGGTCTTATTGTAGGGGTTCTACTGATGTACTTAAATTTTCCTGCAGGGGGACTAATTGGTGCAATAATCGGTGTAGGGGGCAGTAGTATTATATTAAATAAATCTGCGTATTTACCTAAATCTGTACAACTAATAGCTCAAATCGGAATCGGGATCAGTATCGGGTTGCGTTTCACCCAAGAAACCTTTCAACAATTTTCTCGATTAATAGGACCAATGATTATTTTACCTCTTTTTATGGTGTTAAGTGGGGTTTTATTAGCAATCATTATTAAGAACATAACTAAGTGGGATCTTAGCACTTGTTTATTATGTTCAGCTCCAGCAGGACTCTCGCAAATGATTATTGTGGCAGAAGAGATAGAATCTGATGTTTTTCTTGTTAGTTTATTCCAGACAACGAGACTTTTGGCAATTTATTTAATCTTACCTCAAATATTCAACTGGTATTTAAGGTAG